A part of Candidatus Electrothrix aestuarii genomic DNA contains:
- a CDS encoding ribonuclease HII, giving the protein MPRKQATSSSFLLSSIPDGDTFTYERTLKKQGFLHVAGVDEAGRGPLAGPVVAGCVIFSSTCDTQAYQDSKKVTARKRNILFDELHSSKAALGVGIVEAAEIDQINILQASLLAMQRAVQDCTQCTGRAADFLLVDGTFKVPLDLPQQTLTKGESKSASIAAASIIAKVTRDRLMGEYHRQYPQYNFQQHKGYPTKTHRALIAELGPSPIHRKTFKGVREFCQEERSSGEEQIGLWTNPQ; this is encoded by the coding sequence ATGCCCAGGAAACAAGCCACCTCTTCTTCTTTTCTTCTTTCGTCAATTCCTGACGGAGATACCTTTACCTACGAACGTACCCTCAAAAAACAAGGGTTCCTCCATGTTGCCGGTGTAGATGAGGCGGGACGTGGGCCTTTAGCTGGACCAGTCGTTGCTGGCTGCGTTATTTTTTCCTCTACTTGCGATACACAAGCGTATCAGGACTCCAAGAAGGTCACAGCTCGCAAGCGTAATATCCTCTTTGATGAGTTGCACAGCTCCAAAGCAGCTCTCGGCGTTGGTATTGTTGAGGCAGCTGAGATAGACCAGATAAATATTCTCCAGGCCTCCCTACTCGCCATGCAAAGGGCTGTGCAAGACTGCACTCAATGCACGGGGAGAGCAGCGGACTTTCTTCTGGTTGACGGCACCTTCAAGGTTCCTCTGGACCTACCGCAGCAGACCTTGACCAAGGGAGAATCAAAAAGTGCTTCTATAGCTGCGGCCTCTATCATTGCAAAAGTGACCAGAGACCGCTTAATGGGCGAATATCACCGCCAGTACCCTCAATACAATTTTCAGCAGCATAAAGGGTACCCAACCAAGACCCACCGAGCCCTTATCGCCGAATTAGGCCCGTCGCCTATTCATCGAAAGACCTTTAAGGGCGTCCGTGAATTTTGTCAGGAAGAAAGGAGCTCAGGAGAAGAGCAGATAGGTCTCTGGACGAATCCGCAATGA
- the rplS gene encoding 50S ribosomal protein L19 translates to MNIIDKIDQEQMRYDLPDFRPGDTVKVHIRIIEGNKERVQVFQGVVLKRKRGMMDASFTVRKISHGGVGVEKTFALHSPRIETVEIVSEGRVRRSRLYYLRERRGKAARIRERGRV, encoded by the coding sequence ATGAATATTATTGATAAGATTGACCAGGAACAAATGCGTTATGACCTTCCGGATTTTCGTCCGGGAGATACCGTAAAGGTACATATACGGATTATTGAGGGAAATAAAGAGCGTGTACAGGTATTTCAGGGTGTTGTTCTGAAAAGAAAACGTGGCATGATGGATGCTAGCTTCACTGTACGTAAAATTTCTCACGGTGGCGTTGGCGTTGAAAAGACCTTTGCCCTCCACTCTCCTCGTATTGAAACAGTTGAAATTGTTTCTGAAGGTCGGGTTCGTCGTTCGCGTCTTTACTATCTTCGTGAACGTCGCGGTAAGGCAGCTCGTATTCGCGAGCGCGGAAGAGTATAA
- a CDS encoding RNA methyltransferase — protein MELGLHRTTEIMENAFRLDVALIHYPVVNKKQEIVGSAVTNLDLHDIARAGRTFGLGTYWVVTPYEQQQELAASIAGHWTEGHGGTVNPDRADALSIIQIRASLDQVITEMAEQNGRTPLIVATSASKACKKMSFQAVRKELEKGESVLLLLGTAWGLAPEVIEQADVALPPIKGAGRYNHLSVRSAASICMDRLCGDREDVG, from the coding sequence ATGGAGCTGGGACTCCACAGAACAACTGAGATTATGGAGAACGCTTTTCGCCTTGATGTCGCGCTTATTCATTATCCAGTTGTTAATAAAAAACAAGAGATTGTCGGCTCTGCGGTCACTAACCTGGATTTGCATGATATAGCCCGGGCAGGAAGGACTTTTGGCCTGGGAACATACTGGGTCGTGACACCATATGAGCAGCAACAGGAACTGGCTGCCAGTATAGCGGGACATTGGACTGAGGGACACGGAGGAACAGTCAATCCTGACCGTGCCGATGCCCTCTCCATTATCCAGATTCGCGCTTCCTTAGATCAGGTGATTACTGAGATGGCGGAGCAGAACGGGAGAACGCCTCTTATTGTGGCCACCAGCGCGAGCAAGGCATGCAAAAAAATGAGCTTTCAGGCTGTGCGCAAGGAATTAGAAAAAGGCGAATCTGTCCTTCTTCTGCTGGGCACGGCCTGGGGTTTGGCTCCTGAGGTCATTGAGCAGGCAGATGTAGCCCTTCCTCCTATTAAAGGAGCGGGTAGATATAACCATCTTTCAGTCCGTTCAGCGGCCTCAATTTGTATGGATCGCCTCTGTGGTGACCGGGAAGATGTCGGCTGA
- the trmD gene encoding tRNA (guanosine(37)-N1)-methyltransferase TrmD has product MRFEILTIFPDLFTSPLQEGILKRAIQAGQIRVNLHNIRDWATDKHAMTDDRPFGGGEGMVMKPEPLAACLQDVQADTPGTVVLLSPRGSVYTQNTAERLAGLEKLILVCGRYEGVDERFRGLYVDEELSIGDYILTGGELAAMVLIDSVTRVLPGVLGCADSATKDTFSCGLLKHGQYTRPREFAGLAVPDVLLSGDHARIEEYRFLNSVRETLQRRPELLCQVEFSKAEKKQLRRAGLFEQVQQAKNGAGTPQNN; this is encoded by the coding sequence ATGCGTTTTGAGATCCTGACAATTTTTCCAGATCTGTTTACAAGCCCTTTACAGGAAGGCATCCTAAAGCGAGCCATACAGGCAGGGCAAATCAGGGTAAACCTTCATAACATACGGGATTGGGCAACAGATAAGCATGCCATGACTGACGACCGTCCCTTTGGTGGTGGAGAAGGTATGGTGATGAAACCGGAGCCGCTGGCAGCCTGCCTGCAGGATGTTCAGGCCGATACTCCAGGCACTGTGGTGCTTCTTTCGCCACGGGGTTCTGTGTATACTCAGAACACCGCTGAGCGCTTGGCAGGCCTTGAAAAATTGATTCTGGTCTGCGGACGCTATGAGGGAGTGGATGAACGCTTTCGTGGCCTCTACGTAGACGAAGAGCTGTCCATAGGCGACTATATCCTCACTGGAGGGGAATTGGCCGCTATGGTACTGATAGACTCGGTTACACGGGTCCTTCCCGGTGTACTGGGATGTGCAGATTCTGCGACAAAGGACACCTTTAGTTGCGGCCTCCTGAAACACGGGCAGTATACTCGCCCTCGTGAATTTGCAGGCTTGGCTGTACCGGATGTGCTCCTGAGTGGCGATCATGCCCGAATTGAAGAATATCGCTTCCTTAATTCTGTGCGCGAAACGCTCCAACGACGTCCTGAGCTTTTATGCCAGGTTGAATTTTCCAAGGCAGAAAAAAAACAGCTCCGTCGGGCTGGGCTTTTCGAGCAAGTGCAGCAGGCAAAAAATGGAGCTGGGACTCCACAGAACAACTGA
- the rimM gene encoding ribosome maturation factor RimM (Essential for efficient processing of 16S rRNA) encodes MSDAGSYKDFVPVGKVTKAHSIRGEIKVYPFSGSPEAMLRYKELLLATEEGASPLSYQVERARIQKNSVLLQLKGCSDRNAAEKLVQAQVYVHNSALPKLQPDEFYLRDLEGKLLKTEDGQTVGRVTGFLMNSLQDLICVTGKEEEYLIPLVPEFIQAINKEEVTVSLPQGLLEINSR; translated from the coding sequence ATGTCCGATGCTGGAAGCTATAAGGATTTTGTTCCTGTAGGCAAGGTAACCAAGGCGCACTCTATTCGGGGAGAGATTAAGGTCTACCCTTTTTCCGGCTCCCCTGAAGCCATGTTGCGGTACAAGGAGCTTCTCCTTGCAACAGAGGAAGGCGCATCTCCCCTGAGTTATCAGGTTGAGCGGGCAAGAATTCAAAAGAATTCGGTCCTGCTTCAACTGAAAGGTTGCAGTGATCGGAATGCTGCGGAGAAGCTGGTTCAGGCACAGGTATATGTTCATAACTCTGCGTTGCCAAAACTCCAGCCCGACGAATTTTACCTGAGGGACCTGGAAGGGAAACTCCTAAAAACTGAAGATGGTCAAACCGTCGGCCGGGTGACAGGTTTTCTGATGAACAGCTTGCAAGACCTTATCTGTGTCACAGGGAAGGAAGAAGAATATCTCATCCCCTTGGTACCTGAATTTATTCAGGCAATCAATAAGGAAGAGGTGACCGTTTCCCTGCCCCAGGGGCTGCTTGAGATCAATAGCAGATAA
- a CDS encoding KH domain-containing protein yields MKELISFIATRLVDEPEEVHTEQHEDEGTVTVELRVAKDDLGKVIGKQGRTARAMRTVLAAMAAKKEKRSRLEIVE; encoded by the coding sequence ATGAAAGAGCTCATCTCTTTTATTGCAACCCGGCTTGTCGATGAACCGGAAGAAGTACATACCGAGCAACATGAAGATGAAGGTACTGTTACGGTAGAACTTCGAGTTGCCAAGGATGATCTGGGGAAGGTGATAGGGAAGCAAGGACGTACAGCCCGGGCTATGCGGACGGTGCTGGCTGCGATGGCGGCAAAAAAAGAAAAGCGCTCTCGGCTTGAGATCGTTGAGTAA
- the rpsP gene encoding 30S ribosomal protein S16 yields the protein MAVKIRLTRMGRKKQPFYRIIVADSQAPRDGKFLDVVGTYNPMKDPAVVTLDTEKIQDWMGKGAIPTGTVKNLMKKYQAPAVEAA from the coding sequence ATGGCTGTAAAAATTCGCTTAACCAGAATGGGACGTAAGAAACAACCCTTTTACCGTATAATCGTGGCTGACTCACAGGCTCCACGCGATGGTAAATTCCTGGATGTTGTTGGAACCTATAATCCCATGAAGGATCCCGCTGTCGTCACTTTGGACACGGAAAAAATTCAGGACTGGATGGGTAAAGGTGCCATTCCGACCGGAACTGTCAAAAATCTGATGAAGAAATACCAAGCTCCTGCGGTTGAGGCGGCGTAA
- the ffh gene encoding signal recognition particle protein: protein MFDNLTDRLEGVFKKLRGHGRLTEENIEEAMREVRTALLEADVNLQVVKEFIASVTEKAVGKEVLASLAPGQQVIKVVYEELVTLLGSQAEPLRLDGPQPVVIMMAGLQGSGKTTTSAKIARQLKEKGRKPFLVPADVYRPAAIEQLHVLGEQLEVPVFNSSTEQSPVDIARQAVAEAERAGHDTVIIDTAGRLHVDEQLMGELQEISSAVRLSEVLFVADAMTGQDAVTVADKFNTDLEITGVVLTKMEGDARGGAALSVKKITGKPIKFAGVGEALDALEIFHPDRTASRILGMGDVLSLIEKAEQVVDEKEAKRLAKKIRKNVFTLQDFLEQLQNIKKMGSLEQLMGMVPGINKLKQLQNAPMPDEKELLKTEAIVLSMTKKERDNYKIINASRRQRIAKGSGTSLQEVNRVLKSYTMMLKMMKKMQGKATVTKGGKRRKMPKGLRR, encoded by the coding sequence ATGTTTGATAATTTAACAGATCGCCTTGAGGGCGTGTTCAAAAAACTGCGCGGGCACGGCAGACTGACAGAAGAGAATATTGAAGAAGCCATGCGCGAAGTGCGCACGGCCCTGCTCGAAGCAGATGTCAATCTCCAGGTCGTTAAGGAGTTTATCGCTTCGGTAACAGAGAAGGCTGTCGGCAAAGAGGTCCTGGCCAGCTTAGCTCCAGGACAGCAGGTTATTAAAGTTGTTTACGAAGAACTGGTAACCCTGCTTGGTAGCCAAGCAGAACCACTTCGCCTTGACGGTCCCCAGCCTGTTGTTATCATGATGGCTGGCTTGCAAGGATCTGGTAAAACAACAACTTCAGCGAAAATTGCCCGGCAGCTGAAGGAAAAAGGTCGCAAACCGTTCCTGGTTCCGGCGGATGTTTATCGACCAGCAGCTATTGAGCAATTGCACGTCCTTGGTGAGCAGCTTGAAGTTCCTGTTTTCAATTCTTCAACAGAGCAGAGCCCGGTAGATATCGCCCGTCAAGCGGTGGCTGAGGCGGAACGAGCTGGTCATGATACAGTCATCATAGATACTGCCGGACGTCTCCATGTTGACGAGCAACTCATGGGCGAGTTGCAGGAAATTTCTTCAGCAGTACGCCTCTCCGAGGTCTTGTTTGTGGCAGATGCCATGACAGGCCAGGATGCTGTTACTGTTGCCGACAAGTTTAATACCGACCTTGAAATTACCGGTGTCGTCCTGACCAAGATGGAAGGTGACGCCCGAGGCGGTGCGGCCCTCTCTGTTAAAAAAATTACAGGAAAGCCGATTAAATTTGCCGGTGTGGGCGAGGCCCTTGATGCCCTTGAAATTTTTCATCCTGATCGAACCGCCTCTCGTATTTTGGGAATGGGTGACGTTTTATCACTCATCGAAAAGGCAGAGCAGGTTGTTGATGAAAAAGAAGCAAAAAGACTTGCCAAAAAAATTCGCAAAAACGTTTTCACCCTGCAAGATTTTCTTGAGCAGCTGCAAAATATCAAGAAAATGGGCAGCCTTGAACAGCTCATGGGCATGGTCCCCGGCATTAACAAGCTCAAGCAACTGCAAAATGCCCCGATGCCCGACGAAAAAGAGCTGCTAAAAACCGAGGCTATTGTCCTGTCCATGACGAAAAAGGAACGGGATAATTACAAGATAATCAATGCCAGCCGCAGACAGCGTATAGCAAAAGGTTCGGGAACCTCACTCCAGGAAGTCAATCGTGTTCTGAAAAGCTATACCATGATGCTTAAGATGATGAAAAAAATGCAGGGTAAGGCCACCGTAACCAAGGGCGGCAAACGGCGAAAAATGCCCAAGGGACTGCGACGCTAA
- the fabD gene encoding ACP S-malonyltransferase: MKKTAILFPGQGSQYIGMGQSLIEADQDAAALLEMAEEVSGFPLKKLCLEGPMEDLTRVLHLQPALTAINLICWQQLKKALPDLVPAYAGGHSLGEYSALQAAGVLSAQDTMTLVTKRGEFMEREGAANPGGMLAVLGLTIEEVDNLLKDYSGPGVVVVANHNAEQQIIISGDQEGLDGFSAVCKENGAKKIVALKVSVANHSPLVAGAVADFSACMAEISFQAPNTPVLFNVTASQKSDPQVIRDIMARQIASRVRWYESINSMVADGVEVFVELGPKTVLTGMMRKILPRKSSVTCVQADTPELIEKAVDIITG, from the coding sequence ATGAAAAAAACAGCAATTCTCTTTCCCGGCCAGGGATCACAATATATAGGTATGGGTCAATCCTTGATCGAAGCAGATCAGGACGCGGCCGCATTACTGGAAATGGCCGAAGAAGTTTCCGGCTTCCCTCTGAAAAAGCTCTGCCTTGAAGGCCCCATGGAGGACCTGACCAGGGTCCTGCACCTCCAGCCCGCCTTGACGGCCATCAACCTGATCTGCTGGCAGCAGCTTAAAAAGGCCCTGCCTGACTTAGTCCCAGCCTATGCTGGCGGACATTCCCTGGGTGAATACTCGGCCCTTCAGGCAGCAGGCGTATTATCTGCCCAGGACACCATGACCCTGGTGACCAAGCGTGGCGAATTTATGGAGCGCGAAGGCGCGGCCAACCCAGGAGGCATGCTGGCAGTTCTTGGCCTGACCATTGAGGAGGTTGATAACCTTCTTAAAGACTACAGCGGTCCCGGCGTTGTTGTTGTCGCCAACCATAATGCGGAACAGCAGATTATTATTTCCGGTGACCAGGAAGGCTTGGATGGTTTCAGTGCGGTCTGCAAAGAAAACGGAGCAAAAAAAATCGTTGCCCTGAAGGTCTCTGTGGCAAACCACAGTCCACTGGTTGCCGGTGCTGTCGCTGATTTCTCAGCCTGTATGGCCGAAATTTCTTTTCAAGCACCCAATACCCCGGTCCTCTTCAACGTGACCGCCTCCCAGAAAAGCGACCCGCAAGTAATACGAGATATTATGGCCCGCCAGATCGCCTCCCGGGTTCGCTGGTATGAATCCATTAATAGTATGGTTGCAGATGGCGTTGAGGTCTTTGTTGAACTTGGCCCCAAAACAGTCCTCACCGGAATGATGCGCAAAATTCTTCCGAGAAAAAGTTCTGTCACCTGCGTGCAGGCAGACACTCCTGAGCTCATCGAAAAAGCAGTTGATATTATTACAGGTTAA
- a CDS encoding DNA-binding protein, producing the protein MIKKYIPAAVALALLCTSPTFAEETKPAPISAEAAANLAGKPIAGKVMEVQSAGGYTYLLIQNEQGEIWTALPESKIEAGQEVVVSPGMLMKSFESKSLGKTFDVVIFSSGLADAGALHQAAAEEDAHTSHASEKTKVPVSEADLEKLSGGSARAVVPADEVKVEKAEGANAQTVAECFAKAEELNNKTVRVRGKVMKFSSMIMGKNWIHLQDGTGDAEKKTHDLVVTTSGEAKKGAVITVEGSLHKDKDFGAGYRYAAIIEDAKVLE; encoded by the coding sequence ATGATAAAAAAATATATTCCGGCAGCCGTGGCCTTAGCCTTGCTGTGTACCAGCCCCACATTTGCAGAAGAGACAAAACCTGCCCCTATCAGCGCAGAAGCCGCAGCAAATCTTGCAGGCAAACCCATTGCCGGTAAGGTTATGGAGGTTCAGTCAGCTGGTGGCTATACCTACCTGCTGATACAAAATGAACAGGGCGAGATTTGGACAGCACTGCCTGAAAGCAAGATAGAGGCTGGCCAGGAAGTGGTTGTCAGCCCTGGCATGCTCATGAAGTCCTTTGAGTCTAAGTCATTAGGAAAGACCTTTGATGTGGTCATCTTCTCTTCCGGTCTGGCAGATGCTGGTGCTCTGCATCAGGCAGCTGCGGAAGAAGATGCTCATACTTCCCATGCCTCAGAAAAAACGAAAGTCCCGGTCAGCGAGGCTGATCTGGAAAAACTCTCTGGAGGCTCTGCCCGAGCCGTTGTTCCTGCTGATGAGGTCAAGGTGGAAAAGGCAGAAGGAGCAAATGCTCAGACTGTTGCGGAATGTTTTGCCAAGGCCGAGGAACTGAATAACAAAACCGTTCGGGTTCGCGGCAAAGTCATGAAATTCTCCAGCATGATTATGGGAAAAAACTGGATCCATCTTCAGGATGGCACCGGCGATGCAGAGAAAAAAACCCACGATCTCGTAGTGACAACCTCTGGTGAAGCAAAAAAAGGCGCTGTTATTACCGTGGAAGGCTCCCTGCATAAGGACAAAGACTTCGGGGCAGGATATCGCTATGCGGCAATAATTGAGGACGCAAAGGTCCTGGAATAA